From a region of the Sulfuriferula plumbiphila genome:
- a CDS encoding ABC-F family ATPase gives MISTLGLTIQFGAKPLFENVTVKFGDGNRYGLIGANGSGKSTFMKILAGQLTPTAGHVALDSGEKLGWLRQDQFGFEDQIVLDVVMQGDAELWAVKQEKDAIYANPEATEADYMHAAELEGKFAELDGYSAEARAGELLLGVGIPTNKHSGPMQEVAPGWKLRVLLAQALFGNPDILLLDEPTNNLDINTIRWLETVLDQRTSTMIIISHDRHFLNSICTHMADLDYGKIQLFPGNYDEYMQAATQAREGLVSANARAKEKIAELQTFVSRFSANASKARQATSRVKQIDKLKQDMGVIKPSSRQYPYIRFEQEKPLHRNVVEVTDLAIGYDTPLFSKLSFMIEAGDRLAIIGENGVGKSTLIKTLIGELPAKAGTVKWSENAKIGYYGQDHAADFDSDLTLFDWIQQWTQPGDDDQMVRGVLGKLLFSGDDAKKSVRVLSGGEQGRMLFGKLMLSRANVLVLDEPTNHLDMESIESLNTAVELFKGTVIFVSHDRSFVSSLASRVIEITGQGPTVYDGNYEDYLASRGVA, from the coding sequence TTGATCTCCACACTCGGCCTCACCATCCAGTTCGGCGCCAAGCCCCTGTTTGAAAACGTCACCGTCAAATTCGGCGACGGCAACCGCTACGGCCTGATTGGCGCCAACGGCAGCGGCAAGTCCACCTTCATGAAAATTCTCGCCGGCCAGCTCACCCCGACCGCCGGCCACGTCGCGCTGGATAGCGGCGAAAAGCTGGGCTGGCTGCGCCAGGACCAGTTTGGTTTTGAAGACCAGATCGTGCTCGATGTGGTAATGCAGGGCGACGCCGAGCTATGGGCGGTCAAGCAGGAAAAGGACGCCATTTACGCCAACCCGGAAGCCACCGAGGCAGACTACATGCACGCAGCCGAGCTGGAAGGCAAGTTTGCCGAGCTCGACGGCTACTCGGCCGAAGCGCGCGCGGGCGAACTGCTGCTGGGCGTGGGTATCCCCACCAACAAACACAGCGGCCCGATGCAGGAAGTCGCGCCGGGCTGGAAACTGCGCGTGCTGCTGGCGCAGGCGCTGTTCGGCAACCCTGACATCCTGCTGCTGGACGAGCCCACCAACAACCTCGACATCAACACCATCCGCTGGCTGGAAACCGTGCTGGACCAGCGCACCAGTACCATGATCATCATCTCGCACGACCGTCACTTCCTGAACTCGATCTGCACCCACATGGCCGATCTGGACTACGGCAAGATCCAGCTTTTCCCGGGTAACTACGACGAGTACATGCAGGCCGCCACGCAAGCGCGTGAGGGGCTGGTCTCCGCCAATGCCCGCGCCAAGGAGAAGATCGCCGAACTGCAAACCTTTGTGTCGCGCTTCTCCGCCAACGCCTCCAAAGCACGTCAGGCCACTTCCCGCGTCAAGCAGATCGACAAACTGAAACAGGACATGGGCGTGATCAAACCGTCTTCGCGCCAGTATCCGTATATCCGCTTCGAGCAGGAAAAACCGCTGCACCGCAACGTGGTCGAGGTGACGGATCTCGCCATTGGTTACGACACGCCGCTGTTTTCCAAATTGAGCTTCATGATCGAGGCCGGGGATCGCCTGGCGATCATCGGAGAAAACGGCGTGGGCAAATCCACCCTGATCAAAACCCTGATCGGCGAACTGCCGGCCAAGGCCGGCACGGTCAAATGGTCGGAAAATGCCAAGATCGGCTATTACGGTCAGGATCACGCCGCCGATTTCGACTCCGACCTCACCCTGTTCGACTGGATCCAGCAGTGGACCCAGCCCGGTGACGACGACCAGATGGTGCGTGGCGTGCTCGGCAAGCTGCTGTTCTCCGGCGACGATGCGAAAAAATCGGTGCGCGTGCTGTCCGGCGGCGAGCAGGGGCGCATGCTGTTCGGCAAGCTGATGCTGTCGCGTGCCAACGTGCTGGTGCTGGACGAGCCTACCAACCACCTTGATATGGAATCCATCGAGTCGCTCAACACGGCTGTGGAACTGTTCAAGGGCACGGTGATTTTCGTCTCGCACGACCGCTCCTTCGTGTCCTCGCTGGCCAGTCGCGTCATCGAGATCACCGGCCAGGGCCCGACCGTGTACGACGGCAACTACGAGGATTACCTGGCCAGCCGCGGCGTGGCTTGA
- the purN gene encoding phosphoribosylglycinamide formyltransferase yields MKLVVLISGRGSNLKAILDAQLPVEIAAVISNRPDAAGLDLARSHGIPALALDHRQHASRVDFDSALIEAIDRYQPELVVLAGYLRILTDGFVTHYAGRLMNIHPSLLPSFPGLDTHARALAAGVKIHGCTVHFVTPTLDHGPIILQAAVAVRSDDTPDTLAARVLAAEHHIYPKAIAWFAEGRLVEQSDGRVNLRDNDGSEQILFISGSPS; encoded by the coding sequence ATGAAGCTGGTCGTCCTCATCTCCGGGCGCGGCTCCAACCTCAAGGCCATACTGGATGCCCAACTCCCGGTGGAGATCGCCGCCGTGATCAGCAATCGTCCCGACGCTGCCGGGCTGGATCTGGCGCGCAGCCACGGCATCCCGGCGCTGGCGCTGGATCACAGGCAGCACGCCAGCCGCGTGGATTTTGACAGCGCACTGATCGAGGCTATTGACCGTTACCAGCCGGAGCTGGTGGTGCTGGCGGGCTACCTGCGCATCCTCACCGACGGCTTCGTGACACATTACGCAGGGCGACTGATGAATATTCACCCGTCGCTATTGCCCAGCTTTCCCGGCCTCGATACCCACGCGCGCGCACTGGCCGCAGGGGTGAAAATTCACGGTTGCACGGTGCATTTCGTCACCCCCACGCTGGATCATGGCCCCATCATCCTGCAGGCTGCGGTGGCAGTGCGGTCCGATGACACGCCCGATACCCTGGCGGCGCGTGTACTGGCAGCCGAGCACCACATCTACCCCAAGGCAATTGCCTGGTTTGCTGAGGGCCGACTGGTGGAACAAAGCGACGGACGAGTAAACTTGCGCGACAATGACGGGTCTGAACAGATTCTATTCATTTCCGGAAGCCCGTCATGA
- a CDS encoding DUF3108 domain-containing protein has translation MTRYIALLLALIAVPAFAAPRQIQIDYRLTHNGLEVGSVHETYTRNGNNYRIDSQTRAAGPLAVLFKGQLESISEGKITAHGLRPTKFEQTRSDAPQKNISSSFDWKTRQVTHTSKDRSEAVALPADAQDRLSVLYQFMFVKPGAKTLDFDVSTGHSLNHEIYTLVGEETLATPVGALKTLHYRNQPEQGEKQIEVWLARDKRYLPAQVRIVDDGATALQTLNQIKIE, from the coding sequence ATGACGCGTTATATAGCTCTGCTGCTAGCCTTGATAGCTGTACCTGCGTTCGCCGCCCCGCGCCAGATCCAAATTGATTACCGCCTTACGCATAATGGCCTTGAAGTCGGCTCCGTGCATGAAACTTATACACGCAACGGTAACAATTATCGTATTGACAGCCAGACCCGCGCCGCGGGCCCGCTCGCCGTGCTGTTCAAAGGCCAGCTGGAGAGCATCAGCGAAGGGAAAATTACCGCGCACGGCCTGCGCCCAACAAAATTTGAGCAAACCCGCAGCGACGCCCCACAAAAAAACATCAGCTCCAGTTTCGACTGGAAGACCAGGCAGGTCACGCACACCAGCAAGGATCGCAGCGAGGCCGTCGCATTGCCTGCGGATGCCCAGGATCGGCTATCGGTACTGTACCAGTTCATGTTCGTCAAACCGGGTGCGAAAACACTGGATTTTGATGTCTCCACCGGCCACAGCCTGAACCACGAAATATACACGCTGGTGGGCGAGGAGACTCTTGCCACACCGGTAGGCGCGCTCAAAACCCTGCACTACCGCAACCAGCCGGAACAAGGCGAAAAACAGATCGAGGTGTGGCTGGCACGCGACAAGCGCTATCTGCCCGCCCAGGTACGCATCGTCGATGACGGTGCCACCGCGCTGCAAACACTCAACCAGATCAAGATCGAATAA